From the Azospirillum formosense genome, one window contains:
- a CDS encoding ABC transporter ATP-binding protein, protein MQPIIQVRGLEKTYATGFQALKGVDLDIRRGEIFALLGPNGAGKTTLISVVCGIVNATAGTVTVDGHDIVRDWRAARSLIGLVPQELTTEAFESVWATVSFSRGLFGKPPDPAHIEKVLKDLSLWNKKDSKVMALSGGMKRRVMIAKALSHEPRILFLDEPTAGVDVELRRGMWEMIGRLRDSGVTIILTTHYIEEAEEMADSIGVISNGRIVLVEDKAALMRKLGKRLLTLQLQNPLEAIPTELAGYPLTLSGDGRELVYSFDTQDDQTGIARLLRKLGDHGIDFTNLHTEESSLEEIFVSLVKERA, encoded by the coding sequence ATGCAGCCGATCATTCAGGTGCGTGGGCTGGAAAAGACCTACGCCACCGGCTTCCAGGCGCTGAAGGGGGTCGATCTCGACATCCGCCGCGGTGAGATCTTCGCCCTGCTGGGACCGAACGGGGCCGGCAAGACGACGCTCATCAGCGTTGTCTGCGGCATCGTCAACGCCACCGCGGGCACCGTGACGGTCGACGGGCACGACATCGTGCGCGACTGGCGCGCCGCGCGATCGCTGATCGGCCTCGTCCCGCAGGAACTGACGACCGAGGCGTTCGAGAGCGTCTGGGCCACCGTCAGCTTCAGCCGCGGGCTGTTCGGCAAGCCGCCCGATCCCGCCCACATCGAGAAGGTGCTGAAGGACCTGTCCCTCTGGAACAAGAAGGACAGCAAGGTCATGGCGCTGTCCGGCGGCATGAAACGCCGCGTGATGATCGCCAAGGCCCTGTCGCACGAGCCGCGCATCCTCTTCCTCGACGAGCCGACCGCCGGTGTGGACGTGGAGCTTCGCCGCGGCATGTGGGAGATGATCGGGCGGCTGCGCGACAGCGGCGTGACCATCATCCTGACCACCCACTACATCGAGGAGGCGGAGGAGATGGCCGACAGCATCGGCGTCATCTCCAACGGCCGCATCGTGCTGGTCGAGGACAAGGCCGCGCTGATGCGCAAGCTCGGCAAGCGGCTGCTGACCCTGCAGCTCCAGAACCCGCTGGAGGCCATCCCGACGGAGCTGGCCGGCTATCCCCTGACCCTGTCCGGCGACGGGCGGGAGCTGGTCTACAGCTTCGACACGCAGGACGACCAGACGGGCATCGCCCGGCTTCTCCGCAAGCTCGGCGACCACGGCATCGATTTCACGAACCTGCACACCGAGGAAAGCTCCCTCGAGGAGATCTTCGTCAGCCTTGTGAAGGAGCGGGCATGA
- a CDS encoding ABC transporter permease codes for MNLHAVKAIYLFELARTWRTLFQSIAAPVISTSLYFIVFGAAIGGRFTAVDGVSYGAFLVPGLVMMSVLTESVSNASFGIYMPRYSGTIYEVLSAPISAFETVLGYVGAAATKSMILGVLILLTARLFVDYSIQHPFWMVAFLVLTSVTFSLFGFILGVWADGWEKLQIVPILVITPLAFLGGSFYSISMLPPLWQKITLFNPVVYLVSGFRWSFYGQADVPVGISLAMTALFLALCLTAVWWIFRTGYKLKN; via the coding sequence ATCAACCTTCATGCGGTCAAGGCCATCTACCTGTTCGAGCTGGCCCGCACTTGGCGCACCCTGTTCCAGAGCATCGCGGCGCCGGTCATCTCGACCTCGCTCTACTTCATCGTCTTCGGCGCGGCCATCGGCGGGCGCTTCACGGCGGTGGACGGGGTGAGCTACGGCGCCTTCCTGGTGCCCGGCCTCGTCATGATGTCGGTGCTGACGGAAAGCGTGTCCAACGCCTCCTTCGGCATCTATATGCCGCGCTACTCCGGCACGATCTACGAGGTGCTGTCGGCCCCGATCTCGGCCTTCGAGACGGTGCTCGGCTATGTCGGGGCGGCGGCGACCAAGTCGATGATCCTCGGCGTGCTGATCCTGCTGACCGCCCGGCTGTTCGTCGACTACTCGATCCAGCATCCGTTCTGGATGGTCGCCTTCCTGGTGCTGACCTCGGTCACCTTCAGCCTGTTCGGCTTCATCCTGGGCGTCTGGGCGGACGGCTGGGAGAAGCTGCAGATCGTGCCGATCCTGGTGATCACGCCGCTGGCCTTCCTCGGCGGCAGCTTCTACTCGATCAGCATGCTGCCGCCGCTGTGGCAGAAGATCACCCTGTTCAACCCGGTCGTCTATCTGGTCAGCGGCTTCCGCTGGAGCTTCTACGGCCAGGCCGACGTGCCGGTGGGGATCAGCCTCGCCATGACCGCGCTGTTCCTGGCGCTTTGCCTGACGGCGGTCTGGTGGATCTTCCGCACCGGCTACAAGCTGAAGAACTGA
- a CDS encoding ABC transporter substrate-binding protein, with translation MDGINRKERAGRIERSGVSRRQFGTLLAAGALVAGSGWPLPASAAPPVLRVRIGSDIGNLDPARIFQIENQTVATQIFNGLVKYDEASNAIVPDLATGWDISGDGTVYSFALRGGVTWHKGFGPFTSDDVKFSFERVLDPQTGSSYSGQLASIKSIETPSPDRVVITLKEPNSGFLHKVSAFNQGWIVSRKALGEIGDKAFALNPIGTGPFVFQNWAPGREVKLSANKDYFAGAPKVEEVQFRVIKDETAAAIALENGEIDIFFGLQQPEVIQRLKGGGLVTVLDRDANHTINLVLNTSIKPLGDVRVRQAIYHAINRKALIDGFFKGTKSEASGFLTPAFQEFTDQVPLLPYDPAKAKALLKEAGVGGFTLDLVAPGANPYDKIVVPIASDLAAVGIDAKIKVLERGAYLQARNKGTVPTCVTGVVGAPDPDSPILSLFAKSSFPPGLNTAHYEGVEDLIAAARNAQGDAARKEVYGKIQAKVMGDVPVIPLYADHLFIAHTRKVSGFVQNSLFTMSAYPVSLLEA, from the coding sequence ATGGACGGGATCAATCGCAAGGAACGGGCCGGCCGGATCGAGCGGAGCGGTGTCAGCCGCCGCCAGTTCGGTACCCTGCTGGCCGCTGGCGCCCTGGTGGCGGGCAGCGGCTGGCCTCTGCCGGCGTCGGCGGCTCCGCCGGTCCTGCGGGTGCGCATCGGCAGCGACATCGGCAACCTGGATCCCGCCCGCATCTTCCAGATCGAGAACCAGACGGTCGCCACCCAGATCTTCAACGGACTGGTCAAGTACGACGAGGCGAGCAACGCCATCGTTCCCGACCTCGCCACCGGCTGGGACATCTCCGGCGACGGCACCGTCTACAGCTTCGCCCTGCGCGGCGGCGTCACCTGGCACAAGGGCTTCGGCCCCTTCACCTCCGACGACGTGAAGTTCTCGTTCGAGCGCGTGCTCGACCCGCAGACCGGCAGCAGCTACAGCGGCCAGCTCGCCTCCATCAAGTCCATCGAGACGCCGTCCCCCGACCGTGTGGTCATCACGCTGAAGGAACCGAACTCCGGCTTCCTGCACAAGGTGTCGGCCTTCAACCAGGGTTGGATCGTCAGCCGCAAGGCGCTGGGCGAGATCGGCGACAAGGCGTTCGCGCTGAACCCCATCGGCACCGGCCCCTTCGTGTTCCAGAACTGGGCGCCGGGCCGCGAGGTGAAGCTGTCCGCCAACAAGGACTATTTCGCGGGCGCGCCCAAGGTCGAGGAGGTGCAGTTCCGCGTCATCAAGGACGAGACGGCGGCGGCCATCGCCCTGGAGAACGGCGAGATCGACATCTTCTTCGGGCTGCAGCAGCCGGAGGTCATCCAGCGCCTGAAGGGCGGCGGTCTGGTCACCGTACTCGACCGCGACGCCAACCACACGATCAACCTCGTCCTCAACACCTCGATCAAGCCGCTGGGCGATGTGCGGGTGCGGCAGGCGATCTACCACGCCATCAACCGCAAGGCGCTGATCGACGGCTTCTTCAAGGGCACCAAGTCGGAGGCCAGCGGTTTCCTCACCCCGGCGTTCCAGGAATTCACCGATCAGGTCCCGCTGTTGCCCTACGACCCGGCGAAGGCCAAGGCGCTGCTCAAGGAGGCCGGGGTGGGAGGCTTCACGCTGGACCTCGTGGCGCCGGGCGCCAACCCCTACGACAAGATCGTCGTGCCGATCGCCAGCGACCTCGCCGCCGTGGGCATCGATGCCAAGATCAAGGTGCTGGAGCGCGGCGCCTACCTCCAGGCGCGCAACAAGGGCACGGTGCCGACCTGCGTCACCGGCGTCGTCGGCGCCCCCGACCCGGACAGCCCCATCCTGTCGCTGTTCGCCAAGTCCTCCTTCCCGCCGGGCCTCAACACCGCCCATTACGAGGGCGTCGAGGACCTGATCGCCGCCGCCCGCAACGCCCAGGGCGACGCCGCCCGCAAGGAGGTCTATGGGAAGATCCAGGCCAAGGTGATGGGCGACGTCCCGGTGATCCCGCTCTACGCCGACCACCTGTTCATCGCCCACACCAGGAAGGTCTCCGGCTTCGTCCAGAACTCCCTGTTCACGATGAGTGCCTACCCGGTCTCGCTGCTGGAGGCGTGA
- a CDS encoding ABC transporter permease has translation MDRLLRQLSQLAITVFGIVTVTFFLVRMIPGDPAQYMLGDYATEEALATLRAQLGLDQPVYVQYGLYVLRAVTGDFGSSVVTGRPALEEILFSLPDSAILAFAGLAVAVAIGIPLGILTAERQGSWSDMLIMIVALFGISFPVFWLGLASVLLFSQELKWFPALGASSGGGFLTHLHHLVLPAGVLGISVAAYITRLTRSAMLEVLGQDCIRVARAMGVPERRVVWRLALKNALVPILAIVGVTFAWSLGSAILIEVVFSRPGIGSMILKAVSARDYQLVQAGVLVLAVAVVLVNSLLDLAYGLVDPRLSTR, from the coding sequence ATGGACCGGCTTCTTCGCCAACTCTCGCAGCTCGCGATCACGGTGTTCGGCATCGTGACCGTGACCTTCTTCCTGGTCCGGATGATCCCCGGCGACCCCGCCCAGTACATGCTGGGCGACTACGCCACCGAGGAGGCGCTGGCGACTCTGCGCGCCCAGCTCGGCCTCGACCAGCCGGTGTACGTGCAGTACGGGCTCTACGTGCTGCGCGCCGTCACCGGGGATTTCGGGTCGTCGGTGGTCACCGGCCGCCCGGCGCTGGAGGAGATCCTGTTCAGCCTCCCCGACTCCGCGATCCTGGCCTTCGCCGGCCTCGCGGTGGCGGTGGCGATCGGCATCCCGCTGGGCATCCTCACCGCGGAGAGGCAGGGATCGTGGAGCGACATGCTGATCATGATCGTCGCGCTGTTCGGCATCTCCTTCCCGGTCTTCTGGCTCGGCCTCGCCTCGGTCCTGCTGTTCTCGCAGGAGCTGAAATGGTTCCCGGCGCTGGGGGCCAGCTCGGGTGGCGGGTTCCTCACCCACCTGCACCATCTGGTGCTGCCGGCCGGCGTGCTGGGCATCTCGGTCGCGGCCTATATCACCCGCCTGACCCGCTCGGCGATGCTGGAGGTGCTGGGCCAGGACTGCATCCGCGTCGCCCGCGCCATGGGCGTGCCGGAGCGCCGGGTGGTGTGGCGGCTGGCGCTGAAGAACGCGCTGGTGCCGATCCTCGCCATCGTCGGGGTGACCTTCGCCTGGTCGCTGGGCAGCGCCATCCTGATCGAGGTGGTGTTCAGCCGGCCCGGCATCGGCTCGATGATCCTGAAGGCGGTCTCGGCCCGCGACTACCAGCTCGTCCAGGCGGGCGTGCTGGTGCTGGCCGTCGCCGTCGTCCTCGTCAACAGCCTGCTCGACCTCGCCTACGGGCTGGTCGATCCGCGCCTGTCCACACGGTGA
- a CDS encoding amidase — MEPFELTASEAAHAIRDGRLTSEALVRSCLERIEDRDPEVRAWITVDPALALAAARESDKRPAAGPLHGLPFGVKDVIDTADLPTTQNSPIFQGHRPARDAACVAIARSAGGILMGKTDTVEFASGGRKAATRNPVNPAHTPGGSSSGSGAAVGDRHVPLAFGTQTGGSHIRPAAFNGIYGFKPTWGVVSREGMKHYAVSLDTLGWYGRSVADLALMAEAFRLEGMGKTPLVKLAGLRVGLCRSPVWSRIEPAGEAALLLAARRLEEAGAVVVPFELPEAFSTLAEVQDVIRRGEGRASFLDLYLSDRHRLHPELADHCEHNHGITARTLTEAYDVADTCRPRFAALFESIDVILTPPAPGEAPEGLHTTGDHIFNSIWTVLHVPCLAMPCGRGPRGLPVGVQLVAPRFQDAALLAMAEAMAPVVDV; from the coding sequence ATGGAACCGTTCGAACTCACGGCCAGCGAGGCCGCCCACGCCATCCGCGACGGTCGCCTGACCAGCGAGGCGCTGGTCCGCTCCTGCCTGGAGCGAATCGAAGACCGCGATCCGGAGGTGCGCGCCTGGATCACCGTCGATCCCGCCCTGGCGCTGGCCGCCGCGCGGGAGTCCGACAAGCGCCCCGCCGCCGGCCCGCTGCACGGCCTGCCCTTCGGCGTGAAGGACGTCATCGACACCGCCGACCTGCCGACGACTCAGAATTCGCCGATCTTCCAGGGCCACCGGCCCGCCCGCGACGCCGCCTGCGTGGCCATCGCGCGCAGCGCCGGCGGCATCCTGATGGGCAAGACCGACACGGTGGAGTTCGCCTCCGGCGGACGCAAGGCGGCGACGCGCAATCCGGTGAACCCCGCCCACACGCCGGGCGGCTCCTCCTCCGGGTCGGGGGCGGCGGTGGGGGACCGGCATGTGCCGCTGGCCTTCGGCACCCAGACCGGCGGTTCGCACATCCGCCCCGCCGCCTTCAACGGCATCTACGGGTTCAAGCCGACCTGGGGCGTGGTCAGCCGCGAGGGGATGAAGCACTACGCGGTGTCCCTCGACACGCTCGGCTGGTACGGGCGTTCGGTGGCCGACCTCGCCCTGATGGCCGAGGCGTTCCGGTTGGAAGGCATGGGCAAGACGCCGCTGGTCAAACTGGCGGGCCTGCGCGTCGGGCTCTGCCGCTCCCCCGTCTGGTCGCGCATCGAGCCGGCGGGCGAGGCGGCGCTGCTGCTCGCCGCCCGGCGGCTGGAGGAAGCCGGCGCGGTGGTCGTGCCCTTCGAGCTGCCGGAGGCGTTCTCGACCCTGGCCGAGGTGCAGGACGTGATCCGCCGCGGCGAGGGGCGGGCCTCCTTCCTCGACCTTTACCTCAGCGACCGCCATCGGCTGCACCCCGAACTGGCCGACCATTGCGAGCACAACCACGGCATCACCGCGCGCACCCTGACCGAAGCCTACGACGTCGCCGACACCTGCCGGCCGCGCTTCGCCGCCCTGTTCGAGTCCATCGACGTGATCCTGACCCCACCCGCGCCGGGCGAGGCACCGGAGGGGCTGCACACCACCGGCGACCACATCTTCAATTCGATCTGGACGGTGCTGCACGTTCCCTGCCTCGCCATGCCCTGCGGCCGCGGGCCGCGCGGGCTTCCGGTGGGGGTGCAGCTGGTGGCCCCGCGTTTCCAGGATGCCGCCCTGCTGGCGATGGCCGAGGCGATGGCCCCGGTGGTCGACGTGTGA
- a CDS encoding isochorismatase family protein has protein sequence MSDLSIYDRQGIGKPLGFGRKCALLIIDFQIGFTREDAFGGFNINSAITATGKLLGHVRPLGMPIAHACFIAPEAPGGIGPFGEKIPSLLTLTADSPDVAFAPEVAPLPNEFIVRKQHASAFFGTALSSWLRANAVDTLLVTGCTTSGCVRASVIDASAHGLRPIIVEECVGDRAEEPHRANLFDMGKKYADVMPLDAVIAHLALADAA, from the coding sequence ATGAGCGATCTTTCCATCTACGACCGCCAGGGCATTGGCAAACCGCTCGGCTTCGGCCGCAAGTGCGCCCTCCTCATCATCGACTTCCAGATTGGTTTCACGCGCGAGGACGCCTTCGGCGGCTTCAACATCAACAGCGCCATCACTGCCACGGGAAAGTTGCTCGGACATGTTCGTCCCCTGGGCATGCCGATCGCCCACGCCTGCTTCATCGCGCCGGAGGCTCCGGGCGGCATCGGCCCGTTCGGCGAAAAGATCCCGTCGCTGCTGACCCTGACCGCCGATTCCCCCGACGTCGCCTTCGCTCCGGAGGTCGCCCCGCTGCCCAACGAGTTCATCGTGCGCAAGCAGCACGCCTCGGCCTTCTTCGGCACCGCCCTGTCGTCCTGGCTGCGGGCGAACGCGGTCGACACGCTGCTGGTTACCGGCTGCACAACCTCGGGCTGCGTGCGGGCCAGCGTGATCGACGCCTCCGCCCACGGGCTGCGCCCGATCATCGTGGAGGAGTGCGTCGGCGACCGGGCGGAGGAGCCGCACCGCGCCAACCTGTTCGACATGGGCAAGAAATACGCCGACGTGATGCCGCTGGATGCGGTCATCGCCCATCTCGCGCTGGCGGACGCCGCCTGA
- a CDS encoding HD domain-containing protein gives MPKDVVLSDVDVWESSITTWLRSNVAEDPAHDVDHLLRVWRTAKALAAAEAERDGGPSSDRPADMLVVLAAALLHDIVNVPKDHPDRSRASRLSADRAEEVLSGMGFPDALIPATRHAIEAHSYSAGIPPLTIEAKLVQDADRLESLGAIGIARCFATSGLMKRALFHGEDPMAEARPLDDLQYALDHFKAKLLLLPNTMQTPAGRARAQERAAFLLSFQVQLLAEIAGDA, from the coding sequence ATGCCAAAAGATGTTGTGCTCAGCGATGTCGATGTTTGGGAAAGCTCCATCACCACATGGCTGCGTTCCAACGTGGCCGAGGACCCGGCGCACGATGTCGACCATCTTCTTCGCGTCTGGCGCACCGCCAAGGCCCTGGCCGCGGCGGAAGCCGAACGGGACGGCGGACCGTCTTCCGATAGGCCGGCCGACATGCTCGTCGTGCTGGCCGCGGCCCTGCTCCACGACATCGTGAACGTGCCGAAGGACCATCCGGACCGCAGCCGCGCCTCCCGCCTGTCGGCGGACCGGGCGGAGGAGGTTCTGAGCGGCATGGGCTTCCCGGACGCGCTGATCCCCGCCACCCGCCACGCCATCGAGGCGCACAGCTACTCCGCTGGCATCCCGCCGCTGACCATCGAGGCGAAGCTGGTCCAGGACGCCGACCGGCTGGAAAGCCTGGGGGCCATCGGCATCGCCCGTTGCTTCGCCACCTCCGGCCTGATGAAGCGGGCGCTGTTCCACGGCGAGGACCCGATGGCCGAGGCCCGCCCGCTGGACGACCTGCAATACGCGCTGGACCATTTCAAGGCGAAGCTGCTGCTGCTGCCCAACACCATGCAGACCCCGGCCGGCCGGGCGCGGGCGCAGGAGCGCGCGGCCTTCCTGCTGTCCTTCCAGGTCCAGCTTCTGGCGGAGATCGCTGGGGACGCCTGA
- a CDS encoding GFA family protein — translation MKLDGSCHCGAVRFSVDAYAPVPYLRCHCSICRKTAGGGGYAINLGAKADTLEVTGAEHITVFHARIDGEESPGERRFCSRCGSALWVSDPRWPELVHPFASAIDSPLPEAPAHVHMMLGSKANWVPVEAGPGDERSDDYPPESLEEWHRAHGMLDEGKKMEGGA, via the coding sequence ATGAAGCTCGACGGGTCCTGCCACTGCGGCGCGGTGCGTTTCTCGGTGGACGCCTACGCGCCGGTCCCCTACCTGCGCTGCCACTGCTCGATCTGCCGCAAGACGGCGGGCGGGGGCGGCTACGCCATCAATCTGGGGGCCAAGGCCGACACGCTGGAGGTGACGGGGGCGGAGCACATCACCGTCTTCCACGCCCGCATCGACGGGGAGGAAAGCCCCGGCGAGCGGCGCTTCTGCTCGCGCTGCGGCTCCGCCCTGTGGGTCAGCGACCCGCGCTGGCCGGAGCTGGTCCATCCCTTCGCCAGCGCCATCGACAGTCCTCTGCCGGAGGCGCCGGCCCACGTCCACATGATGCTGGGATCGAAGGCCAACTGGGTCCCGGTCGAGGCCGGGCCGGGAGACGAGCGCAGCGACGATTACCCGCCGGAATCGCTGGAGGAATGGCACCGCGCACACGGGATGCTGGATGAAGGTAAAAAAATGGAGGGCGGGGCGTGA
- a CDS encoding amidase, producing MSELSTTHPARSGGDSPSMPGASEAETRARLARIESLNPIVNALLAVDADGAVRRARAQDEARAAGDWPGLLDGVTVTVKDCFELAGETTSYGSSARFARMGHRDAPVIRRLRDAGAILVGRNNLSEFCLGSTNQNEHHGPCRNPWDTGRVPGGSSGGSAASVAAGLCRVSIGTDTGGSIRIPAALCGVVGLRPSVGRVSNTGVIPCSVDFDTVGPLAQSVADVARAFAAIAGYDPEDPNSADVPLGNFLPDLKAGIAGVRIGLPRNFYFDNLQPAVAERVRAAAAVLEKAGAILVDITIEDAEVAQARTAFSLLVADMAQYHLDKMETAPESIGPEVLRRLQLGLPVSGVQYAESRRWLASWKLRFRALFERVDLILTPTAPIVAPRIFDSGDMIEATRAVSRFTYGFGALGLPAMSVPCGFDGDGMPVGMQIVGRWFDEPLVFRAGAAFQAATDHHRQRPALPL from the coding sequence ATGTCCGAACTTTCGACAACGCATCCGGCCCGGTCCGGCGGCGACAGCCCCTCCATGCCCGGCGCCAGCGAGGCGGAAACCCGCGCCCGCCTCGCCCGCATCGAGAGCCTGAACCCGATCGTCAACGCCCTGCTGGCGGTGGACGCCGACGGGGCGGTCCGCCGGGCGCGGGCGCAGGACGAGGCGCGGGCGGCGGGCGACTGGCCCGGCCTGCTGGACGGGGTGACGGTCACCGTCAAGGACTGCTTCGAACTGGCCGGGGAGACGACCAGCTACGGCTCGTCGGCCCGCTTCGCCCGGATGGGGCATCGGGACGCCCCTGTGATCCGCCGCCTGCGCGACGCTGGCGCCATCCTGGTCGGGCGCAACAACCTGTCCGAATTCTGCCTGGGCTCGACGAACCAGAACGAGCATCACGGCCCCTGCCGGAATCCCTGGGACACCGGCCGTGTCCCCGGCGGGTCGAGCGGCGGGTCGGCGGCGTCGGTCGCGGCCGGGCTGTGCCGGGTGTCCATCGGCACCGACACCGGCGGCTCCATCCGCATCCCGGCGGCGCTCTGCGGGGTGGTCGGGCTGCGGCCCAGCGTCGGCCGGGTGTCCAACACCGGCGTGATCCCGTGCAGCGTCGATTTCGACACCGTCGGCCCGCTGGCCCAGTCGGTCGCCGACGTGGCGCGCGCCTTCGCCGCGATCGCCGGCTACGACCCGGAGGACCCCAATTCGGCCGACGTGCCGCTCGGCAACTTCCTGCCGGACCTCAAGGCGGGCATCGCCGGCGTGCGCATCGGTCTGCCGCGCAACTTCTACTTCGACAACCTCCAGCCCGCGGTGGCGGAGCGGGTGCGCGCGGCGGCGGCGGTGCTGGAGAAGGCCGGCGCCATCCTGGTCGACATCACCATCGAGGACGCGGAAGTGGCGCAGGCCCGCACTGCCTTCTCGCTCCTCGTCGCCGACATGGCGCAATACCACCTCGACAAGATGGAGACCGCCCCGGAGTCCATCGGGCCGGAGGTGCTGCGCCGCCTGCAGCTTGGCCTGCCGGTGAGCGGCGTGCAGTACGCGGAATCGCGGCGCTGGCTGGCGTCCTGGAAGCTGCGGTTCCGCGCGCTGTTCGAGCGGGTGGACCTGATCCTCACCCCGACCGCCCCCATCGTGGCGCCGCGCATCTTCGACAGCGGCGACATGATCGAGGCGACGCGGGCGGTCAGCCGCTTCACCTACGGCTTCGGCGCACTCGGCCTGCCCGCCATGTCGGTGCCCTGCGGCTTCGACGGCGACGGGATGCCGGTGGGGATGCAGATCGTCGGGCGCTGGTTCGACGAGCCGCTGGTCTTCCGCGCCGGGGCGGCCTTCCAGGCGGCGACCGACCACCACCGCCAGCGCCCCGCCCTTCCCCTCTGA
- a CDS encoding tetratricopeptide repeat protein — MNKNRQSRGPSAPDMRKLSDALASAQNGDLGRAVALFEQATRGTAPTPQIAGFGRDLHAAVGNAAFGNQRYDDALSAFELARRYDPNHPGILLNIGNTLFRMGAYERAAGALEQARALHPAGPDTLLSLSAVLFQLGRLDQSGRLARQAAALAPNAPAVWFNLGTALKGEDRLAAAADAYRRALKIAPGNPTATVGLIQTKQRSCDWSSFDDDAVALDAIAAQGVPVQASMMLSHRVSARSLLAAARAHAQTIRAKPVRLKTKPGKADVATIAYLSNDFRQHPVAQLLAEALALHDRSRFRVLAYSYGPDDDSVERRRIREGVDRFIDIDSLTAEAAAETIRRDGVDILIDLKGYTGHPRPHILAARPAPVQVQFLGYPGTLGAPWIDYIVADPVSLPPDLESGFTEAVARMPRCFLPRDRRHEVPPAPPRSACGLPADGFVLACFNNAYKITPEIWAVWMALLHKIPDAVLWLARTTAEAERNLREAARSAGIAADRIVFAPWAATLDDHLSRLQNADLMLDTLHYGAHTTASDALWVGLPLVTCPGRTLQSRVAASLLHTAGLPDFVTDSLAQYEGVVLQWADNRAGLDVVRKRLRAERDGGPLFDMNAYTRLLDRALLTMLERQRQGKPPTTFTVAG; from the coding sequence ATGAACAAGAACAGGCAGTCCCGCGGTCCTTCCGCGCCGGACATGCGCAAACTGTCGGACGCTCTGGCCTCGGCCCAGAACGGCGATCTGGGGCGCGCGGTCGCGCTGTTCGAACAGGCGACCCGGGGCACCGCGCCGACTCCGCAGATCGCCGGATTCGGACGGGACCTCCACGCGGCGGTCGGAAACGCCGCCTTCGGAAACCAGCGGTACGACGACGCCCTGAGCGCTTTCGAACTGGCCCGCCGCTACGACCCGAACCACCCCGGGATCCTCCTCAACATCGGCAACACGCTGTTCCGGATGGGCGCCTACGAGCGCGCCGCCGGCGCGCTCGAACAGGCGCGGGCGCTGCACCCGGCGGGTCCGGACACGCTGCTCAGCCTCTCGGCGGTGCTCTTCCAGCTGGGCCGCCTCGACCAATCGGGGCGTCTCGCCCGCCAAGCGGCGGCGCTGGCGCCGAACGCCCCGGCGGTGTGGTTCAACCTGGGGACCGCGCTCAAGGGTGAGGACCGCCTGGCCGCCGCCGCGGACGCCTACCGCCGCGCGCTGAAGATCGCGCCCGGGAACCCGACCGCGACGGTCGGGCTGATCCAGACCAAGCAGCGATCCTGCGACTGGTCCAGCTTCGACGACGACGCGGTCGCGCTGGACGCCATCGCCGCGCAGGGCGTGCCGGTCCAGGCCTCCATGATGCTGTCCCACCGCGTTTCCGCCCGGTCGCTCCTGGCGGCGGCGCGGGCGCACGCGCAGACCATCCGCGCGAAGCCGGTGCGGCTGAAGACCAAGCCCGGCAAGGCGGACGTGGCCACCATCGCCTACCTGTCGAACGATTTCCGCCAGCACCCGGTCGCGCAACTGCTGGCCGAGGCGCTGGCGCTGCACGACCGGTCGCGTTTCCGCGTGCTCGCCTACAGCTATGGCCCGGACGACGACAGCGTCGAGCGCCGCCGCATCCGGGAGGGCGTCGACCGCTTCATCGACATCGACTCCCTGACCGCGGAGGCCGCCGCCGAGACGATCCGGCGGGACGGCGTCGACATCCTGATCGACCTCAAGGGCTACACCGGCCACCCGCGGCCGCACATCCTCGCCGCCCGGCCGGCACCGGTGCAGGTCCAGTTCCTGGGATATCCCGGCACCCTGGGCGCCCCCTGGATCGACTACATCGTCGCCGACCCCGTCTCCCTGCCGCCGGACCTGGAGAGCGGCTTCACCGAGGCGGTCGCGCGGATGCCCCGCTGCTTCCTGCCGCGGGACCGGCGTCATGAGGTCCCGCCGGCGCCGCCGCGATCGGCCTGCGGCCTTCCGGCGGACGGCTTCGTGCTCGCCTGCTTCAACAACGCCTACAAGATCACGCCCGAGATCTGGGCCGTGTGGATGGCGTTGCTGCACAAGATTCCCGACGCCGTACTGTGGCTTGCCCGGACGACGGCGGAGGCCGAGCGGAACCTGCGTGAAGCCGCCCGATCGGCGGGCATCGCCGCGGACCGCATCGTCTTCGCGCCCTGGGCCGCGACCTTGGACGATCATCTGTCCCGGCTCCAGAACGCCGACCTGATGCTGGACACCCTGCATTACGGCGCCCACACGACGGCGAGCGACGCGCTGTGGGTGGGGCTTCCGCTGGTGACATGCCCGGGTCGCACGCTGCAGTCGCGCGTCGCCGCCAGTCTGCTCCACACCGCGGGCCTTCCCGACTTCGTGACGGACTCCCTGGCGCAGTACGAAGGCGTGGTTCTTCAGTGGGCGGACAACCGCGCCGGTCTGGACGTTGTCCGGAAAAGGCTGCGCGCCGAACGCGACGGCGGGCCGCTGTTCGACATGAACGCCTACACGCGCCTTCTCGATCGGGCGTTGCTGACGATGCTGGAGCGCCAGCGCCAAGGAAAGCCGCCGACGACCTTCACCGTCGCCGGGTAA